Below is a window of Plasmodium brasilianum strain Bolivian I chromosome 14, whole genome shotgun sequence DNA.
CGAAAAAAGGGAGGATTATAATGAAGAAACTAAACAAGTccaacaaaaataaaatatcatttaaaaagattaatttaaacattaaccttttatttattatgtacaaaaaaaaaaaaaaaaaaaaaattataagagaAATAGCAATACAAAGCgtgaaattttatatacattcgTTTGTcatgataaaatttttatatgagtatattatacaaatataaaaatatatgaaaagtaaaactaaaaaaaaaattaaataaaggtAACATAAAAGTACCCCCTAAATTTTAGAGAATTTGAGCTTTCTTGaataatagatatatttcaaaaatataccATGTTATATaaggaagaaaataataatacttatGATTATAACATAACATAAATTTTGATGTGTACAAAGTTTATGAAACACAAGAAGACATTGGCGATTTATTTCACAGCATATCTCTCTTTATAAAAAGCGAGATACGAAAAATGAACACTGGATTGAGCAGCGATAGAGGTAATATCATTAATAAGCATAACAGTGCTAACAGCAGTACAAATAGTAGCACTAATagcagtagtaatagtaatactaACAGCAGTACAAATAGTAATACTAACAGCAGTACAAATAGTAATACTAACAGCAGTAGTAATAGCAATACTAACAGCAGTAATAATAGAAGTACTAACAgcagtaataatagcagtacTAACAGaagtaataatagcagtacTAACAGaagtaataatagcagtacTAACAGaagtaataatagcagtacTAACAGAAGTAATAATAGCTGTAATAATTACAGTACTAAATGCAATAGGGAGAGAAATATGAAGAGCAATACCATCATCTCAGTGCAGACAAATGAGAAGGAAAACCTAAACAAGCGTATATGCAATAACTACTCAAAAATTTTGAATCACACAgatttggaaaaaaatattaaagaaaagaaatcatttagaaaaagattgaaaaaagaaaaaaaacaaagatacacaaaattttacaaaaatgtcATGAAAATGAGGAGGATATACAAGAAAATCTCTCTTTtactttccattttttttattaataaaatacttaaaaattataaaaaaaataatgtagaaCAACACAGGGATTATTGGAATACTTGTCTTTTGAATGAGCtaatgaatttatttaaataatttattaatcctatacaaaatatacttttataacatacacacaataaaaatacaCGTTTTAAACATTGCGAAGTATTCcttatttgataaaaaaaaaaaaaaaaaaaaaaaaaaaaaaaaacaaataaataaatatagaaaaaaaagtaaaagtaaatgtaaaaataaaagtaaaaaaaataaataaataacagtCGTAGTGAAGATAATCCAAACTTCAATTTTTCCCATAAAACTATTTCACACAATTTTCTTAATCTGCAAAGCGACTTTTGAGTACGTCCTACTTTTCTtctatatgaaatatttatcatCTAAACcgatttttgttttttgtgaTCTTCAAGAAATTGAAATCTTCTtacaaaatgacaaaaaagcgaataaagaagaagaagataaagaaaaaaaaaaaaagacatgcCCCGGAATAAGCGAATTATGGAATAGCACGTGTATCGTAGAAAACTCACTCATACCCAAGGCAAATGATTCTAACGAAgtggaaaaaatagaatgTTGTAAATTATTGCCATgttatatagaaataataaatagtgATTTACTTTTATACTTCTTCGACAActatagtaataaaatatgctgGAAGATCaacaaaggaaaatattctctggaaacagaaaaaatggTAAGCAATGAACATGCACAACACGAAAGGAGGAcagataaaaacaaaatgaaaaagcaaaaacaaCTCAACCATAAAGTGAGACATGAAGATCATATCACACATGATAACGAGCAAGAGGAAACTCTGTGTACTGTTATTAGTACAAATGAAAATGGGGATATATCATGTTCCTCATTTAATAACGACCTCCACATAAGTCAAcctaaaaaaatgataaaaaaaagaaaaaagaaaagaaaaaaatctTTCGAAAACTACGCTTTATTAGAAGATGAGGGTAAAGACAATGAACTTAATAaaagttatttaaaaaatgatataaactGTTTTTTAAAGTTTGTTCACTTTTTCTCTTACTCTTTTCGCAATATGAAAGATGacttaaaaagaaatacatgtttcttctttatgtgtaatgaagaagaagaggaataCGGGTTAAACAACAGCCATTTAAGATATATTaacttgttcataaaaataaatccgTCCTTCCTTTCTCTGTTAAGAAATAGAATAACTATAAACGACAATATATGCTATAACCtaagtaaaacaaataaatatttaatttgtgAAAGAATGAAAGAAGTATCTTTAaacttttttcaaatatttgaAGGGGACGAAAAAATTACAGGAGAAATGTGCAACTTAATTTTACAGAACGAATGTAGTACTCCTGGAACATTccagaatgaaaaaaacaaaattcaaatttattctgaacattcaaatatattaccTAATATGGAAAATGAAACAGCAAATTTAAACACACTTTTAGAAAGCCCATACATGAACAACAACGAATTTGAAGATGATACTACTACGTGGTATGaactaaaattatttacatacacttttcacaaaaaaagagtagaaaaattaatgaaaaattataaaaaatgtatggaACTGGAAAATGAAAGCGCCTATGAAGATTCTGAAATGTTTGAATATCAGAAGGATGAAGAGGATATGACGACCCTTGATACAGggttaaattataaaataaataaagaccAATATacgcataaaaataaaagtactGTAAATGAAGTATGGCGTTATGATCCAAATGAAAAACTTTCAGAGAAAGAATGTAATAAAGGGGAAGGGGAACAAAGCACGATATCTTATTTGTTAAGTAGCATAGAAAAATTGAGGTCCACTACTTTTTTAAAGAGAAAATTCATGGAAGACCCTACACagattaaatataaagaattaatattttatgataagAACAAAGAATTCTTTTGTAAATATGTCGGTAATATGAAAGATAGATTATATAATGGAAAGGGGaaattatatgataaatttaaTAGTTTAATATATGATGGAGATTGGTTAAATGCAGAAAGAAacggaaaaggaaaattactTTTCAAACATTTCAATATTTGGTATTTATATGAAGGAGAATTTATGAATGATGAAATTGTAGATAAGGGAATAATATCATTGATTGATAAAgaatatgtaaaaagaatacagacaaataaaattaataaattgtgTCCCCTACTAATTAAAGCTAATTTTGGTAGGAAGAAAAAGTTAAATGATAAGGATCAGAAACAAAATCTCAGCAAGCAAATTATGAATCAAATAGAAAAAACAGCTATGCAAGATTACAGTTCTACTAATAATGTGGATTTCTGGCCACAAGATATTGTcgatatttattttccttatttaaaaaaatggaacaTTTACTCCTTTTATTGTTCAAgcaatatagaaaatatcaAAAAGAAGAAGGATATTTTTGAGTCAAacgaaaataattttaggaATTTAATTGGTTATCCCTCTTATAATCTTTCATATGAGTCTAAATTCTCCAGTTCTCTAGCGGCTAATGTGATAGAAGGTGACCAAAACATTTACGCACCCCTGGCGAGTAATGCTTCTTACGGAAAAGGCGAATTAGGCATCGAAAGTAGTAAACAGCAAGATGAACAGAATGATGAACAACAGGACGGACAGATAGATGGCCAACAAGATGACCTTCCAAATGATGAAGCCACCAAAAGTAATAGCAACTCTAAGTGGACATTTCCAATAAATGGATtcacgaaaaaaaaagaaaaacaggAAAACCTTAACGAAGACCTTGTGTATAAACATGATAAAACAAACATATTACACGAACGATTTTTCGAgtatatgaaaatgaaaaatgaacagAAATTGTATTTCCCTTTGTTGAGTAAAAATATTGggttaacaaaaataatttacgCGGACAAAAGTGAGTATTTTGGGCCAATAAATAATAGAGGACAACCAAACACAAATGAACAATTTCCTAAGGCATTTTTtaacaatgaaaaatttttctaCAAAGGAGAAATGAAGAATTTTCTTCCTCATGGATACggcatatttaaaaataaagatgaGAATAAAAATACGTACTTGGGCTTTTGGAAAAATGGCTACAGAGAAGGTAATGGAAGTctcaatttaaaaaataggaaatatATTGTTCAAGGAAATTTTGTAAAGGATAGAATACATGACaagattaatatatatattaaggatgaaaaaatatCTAAACTACATTTgtctaatataaataaaagttcacaaaaaatcaaaatattttttagaaatggatatattttttatggcTATTTTTCCCAAAATTATGAGAGAAATGGAATAGGAATATTAAttgatagtaataataaaattttatatcatgggtattataaaaatgatgtaATCGATAAATTCTGTTACATTTTAAGACACAAAGATAACACAATTTACTGTGGAAATTTACAACAaggttttaaaaaaggatttggaaaattatattatgaagaaaaattacaatttaaTGAAGGAAATGAAAACGAATTTAACTTAAGTTTATCTAATGCAAAAATATTAGCAAGAAAGTTAGAGGCATATGATGGTGTCGACATTAACTCAGACATaccattaaaattttcatttgattCTAACCATGTTATATACATTGGTTATTGGGATAAAAATGCATTTTCTCATTTTGGTTcatgtaatttaaaaaatggtatTTATAAAGGTGATATTAAAGATTCAAAAAAAGACGGAttgggtatatatatatataaaaaaaaaaatcgtataaaaataaaaataggtaTGTTTTGtcctattttaaaaaggataaaatacAAGATATGGGAAAATATTATAGTGAGTATGATAAAATGAAGGTGTATCCTTTTGAAAAAGAGCAAATTAAACATAAATCAACTGCATGCgataaatgttttaataaggaaaatttaCAATGTGATATTTTAAAGACGGACAAGTTATACATAAATCAGGAACTTGATTCTTATATAACTATCCCCTTAAGAGATCTATTATCAAATATTATGAACGAGCTTTTTGATAAATCAACAAGTTTCACAAACTATTTACATAGACCTTTTCACTTTGacttaaattatttcttgAAGAAGTAACGCGCTATTCGACCTAAGACATTTGGTtgactttttatttatgtcgCTCGCCGTTTACTATTTAGCACTCACCGATCACCACTCcaattcattattttgctatatacgtttgtcctttttttatgccgccatttttcatatatttgtgATTCTGAACACATTTTATAagtatcatttaaaaaagcaCTTCTTTGCAACATCTATATTATAATCGTCATTTCGTATGTAAGCAGTTGTATGACCTGCGCAAATAATACGAATGCGATAAGTTCTTTAATGCTCATCATAAgcagtatataaatataagtttcctcttttttgtta
It encodes the following:
- a CDS encoding MORN repeat protein, with amino-acid sequence MNTGLSSDRGNIINKHNSANSSTNSSTNSSSNSNTNSSTNSNTNSSTNSNTNSSSNSNTNSSNNRSTNSSNNSSTNRSNNSSTNRSNNSSTNRSNNSSTNRSNNSCNNYSTKCNRERNMKSNTIISVQTNEKENLNKRICNNYSKILNHTDLEKNIKEKKSFRKRLKKEKKQRYTKFYKNVMKMRRIYKKISLLLSIFFINKILKNYKKNNVEQHRDYWNTCLLNELMNLFK
- a CDS encoding MORN repeat protein, with amino-acid sequence MKYLSSKPIFVFCDLQEIEIFLQNDKKANKEEEDKEKKKKTCPGISELWNSTCIVENSLIPKANDSNEVEKIECCKLLPCYIEIINSDLLLYFFDNYSNKICWKINKGKYSLETEKMVSNEHAQHERRTDKNKMKKQKQLNHKVRHEDHITHDNEQEETLCTVISTNENGDISCSSFNNDLHISQPKKMIKKRKKKRKKSFENYALLEDEGKDNELNKSYLKNDINCFLKFVHFFSYSFRNMKDDLKRNTCFFFMCNEEEEEYGLNNSHLRYINLFIKINPSFLSLLRNRITINDNICYNLSKTNKYLICERMKEVSLNFFQIFEGDEKITGEMCNLILQNECSTPGTFQNEKNKIQIYSEHSNILPNMENETANLNTLLESPYMNNNEFEDDTTTWYELKLFTYTFHKKRVEKLMKNYKKCMELENESAYEDSEMFEYQKDEEDMTTLDTGLNYKINKDQYTHKNKSTVNEVWRYDPNEKLSEKECNKGEGEQSTISYLLSSIEKLRSTTFLKRKFMEDPTQIKYKELIFYDKNKEFFCKYVGNMKDRLYNGKGKLYDKFNSLIYDGDWLNAERNGKGKLLFKHFNIWYLYEGEFMNDEIVDKGIISLIDKEYVKRIQTNKINKLCPLLIKANFGRKKKLNDKDQKQNLSKQIMNQIEKTAMQDYSSTNNVDFWPQDIVDIYFPYLKKWNIYSFYCSSNIENIKKKKDIFESNENNFRNLIGYPSYNLSYESKFSSSLAANVIEGDQNIYAPLASNASYGKGELGIESSKQQDEQNDEQQDGQIDGQQDDLPNDEATKSNSNSKWTFPINGFTKKKEKQENLNEDLVYKHDKTNILHERFFEYMKMKNEQKLYFPLLSKNIGLTKIIYADKSEYFGPINNRGQPNTNEQFPKAFFNNEKFFYKGEMKNFLPHGYGIFKNKDENKNTYLGFWKNGYREGNGSLNLKNRKYIVQGNFVKDRIHDKINIYIKDEKISKLHLSNINKSSQKIKIFFRNGYIFYGYFSQNYERNGIGILIDSNNKILYHGYYKNDVIDKFCYILRHKDNTIYCGNLQQGFKKGFGKLYYEEKLQFNEGNENEFNLSLSNAKILARKLEAYDGVDINSDIPLKFSFDSNHVIYIGYWDKNAFSHFGSCNLKNGIYKGDIKDSKKDGLDMGKYYSEYDKMKVYPFEKEQIKHKSTACDKCFNKENLQCDILKTDKLYINQELDSYITIPLRDLLSNIMNELFDKSTSFTNYLHRPFHFDLNYFLKK